One window of the Oncorhynchus clarkii lewisi isolate Uvic-CL-2024 chromosome 19, UVic_Ocla_1.0, whole genome shotgun sequence genome contains the following:
- the LOC139375372 gene encoding heterogeneous nuclear ribonucleoprotein Q-like isoform X2 — translation MKTYRQREKQGTKVSDSSKGPDEAKIKALLERTGYTLDVTTGQRKYGGPPPESDHSGTQPTIGTEIFVGKIPRDLFEDELVPLFEKAGPIWDLRLMMDPLSGLNRGYAFVTFCTKEAAQEAVKLCNNNEIRPGKHIGVCISVANNRLFVGSIPKSKTKDQIVEEFAKVTEGLNDVILYHQPDDKKKNRGFCFLEYEDHKTAAQARRRLMSGKVKVWGNVVTVEWADPIEDPDPEVMAKVKVLFVRNLASTVTEEILEKAFSQFGKLERVKKLKDYAFIHFEERDGAVKALADLNGKDLEGEHIEIVFAKPPDQKRKERKAQRQAAKTQMYDDYYFYGPPQMPPPTRGRGRGGGRGGYSYPPDYYGYDDYYDYYGYDYHNYRGGYEDPYYGYEDFQSPGRGRSRGGARGGGALSSRGRGAVTHRGRLGGFSQRGGSGPGSSRGKRARGRS, via the exons AtgaagacatacagacagagggagaaacaggggaCCAAAGTCTCAGACTCCAGCAAAGGACCAGATGAGGCCAAAATCAAA GCCCTGCTGGAGAGAACTGGCTACACACTTGACGTGACAACGGGTCAGCGGAAGTATGGAGGCCCTCCCCCGGAGTCGGATCACTCAGGGACACAGCCCACGATCGGTACCGAG ATTTTTGTTGGCAAGATCCCCAGAGATCTATTTGAGGATGAGCTGGTACCTCTGTTTGAGAAAGCTGGGCCCATTTGGGACCTGCGTCTGATGATGGATCCACTCAGTGGCCTCAACAGAGGTTACGCCTTTGTCACTTTCTGCACTAAAGAGGCGGCACAGGAGGCTGTCAAGCTG TGTAACAACAATGAAATTCGACCCGGCAAACATATTGGCGTGTGCATCTCTGTGGCCAATAATAGACTGTTCGTTGGTTCCATCCCCAAGAGTAAAACAAAAGATCAGATTGTGGAAGAGTTTGCTAAAGTCACAG AGGGTCTTAACGATGTCATACTGTACCATCAGCCAGATGACAAGAAAAAGAACAGAGGCTTTTGCTTCTTGGAATACGAAGACCACAAAACTGCAGCTCAGGCCCGCCGCAGGCTGATGAGTGGCAAGGTCAAGGTGTGGGGGAATGTGGTGACTGTGGAGTGGGCCGACCCCATAGAAGACCCTGATCCTGAAGTCATGGCCAAG GTGAAAGTGCTGTTTGTTCGGAACCTTGCGAGTACTGTAACGGAGGAAATACTTGAAAAGGCCTTCAGTCAGTTTGGCAAGTTGGAGCGGGTGAAGAAGCTGAAAGACTATGCCTTTATCCACtttgaggagagagacggagcagTCAAG GCCTTGGCCGACCTGAATGGGAAAGACCTGGAGGGAGAGCACATTGAAATAGTCTTCGCCAAACCACCTGATCAGAAGAGGAAAGAACGCAAAGCCCAGAGGCAAGCGGCTAAAACACAAAT GTATGACGATTACTATTTCTACGGCCCACCCCAGATGCCACCTCCCACAAGAGGCAGAGGACGAGGCGGCGGCCGTGGTGGCTATTCCTACCCCCCTGACTACTACGGCTATGACGATTACTACGATTACTATGGCTACGACTACCACAACTACCGGGGCGGCTATGAAGACCCCTACTATGGCTATGAGGACTTCCAATCTCCCGGCCGAGGACGATCCCGAGGCGGAGCCCGTGGTGGTGGTGCCCTATCCTCCCGGGGCCGTGGAGCCGTCACGCACAGGGGCAGACTAGGGGGTTTCTCCCAGCGAGGAGGAAGTGGCCCTGGATCAAGCAGAG GGAAAAGGGCTCGAGGCCGATCCTGA
- the LOC139375372 gene encoding heterogeneous nuclear ribonucleoprotein Q-like isoform X1, with product MATEHINGNGPEEPMDTTAAVTHSEHFQTLLEAGLPQKVAEKLDEIYIAGLVSHSDLDDRAIEALKEFNEEGALQVLLQFKDSDLSHVQNKSAFLCGVMKTYRQREKQGTKVSDSSKGPDEAKIKALLERTGYTLDVTTGQRKYGGPPPESDHSGTQPTIGTEIFVGKIPRDLFEDELVPLFEKAGPIWDLRLMMDPLSGLNRGYAFVTFCTKEAAQEAVKLCNNNEIRPGKHIGVCISVANNRLFVGSIPKSKTKDQIVEEFAKVTEGLNDVILYHQPDDKKKNRGFCFLEYEDHKTAAQARRRLMSGKVKVWGNVVTVEWADPIEDPDPEVMAKVKVLFVRNLASTVTEEILEKAFSQFGKLERVKKLKDYAFIHFEERDGAVKALADLNGKDLEGEHIEIVFAKPPDQKRKERKAQRQAAKTQMYDDYYFYGPPQMPPPTRGRGRGGGRGGYSYPPDYYGYDDYYDYYGYDYHNYRGGYEDPYYGYEDFQSPGRGRSRGGARGGGALSSRGRGAVTHRGRLGGFSQRGGSGPGSSRGKRARGRS from the exons ATGGCCACAGAACATATTAATGGAAATGGTCCAGAAGAACCAATGGATACCACTGCTGCAGTTACCCATTCTGAACACTTCCAGACTTTATTAGAAGCTGGTTTACCACAGAAAGTTGCTGAAAAACTAGATGAAATTTACATAGCAG GTTTAGTATCTCACAGTGACTTAGATGATAGAGCGATCGAGGCTCTGAAAGAGTTCAACGAAGAAGGTGCTCTGCAAGTTCTGTTGCAGTTCAAGGACAGCGACCTCTCACATGTCCAG AACAAAAGTGCCTTTCTTTGTGGAGTTAtgaagacatacagacagagggagaaacaggggaCCAAAGTCTCAGACTCCAGCAAAGGACCAGATGAGGCCAAAATCAAA GCCCTGCTGGAGAGAACTGGCTACACACTTGACGTGACAACGGGTCAGCGGAAGTATGGAGGCCCTCCCCCGGAGTCGGATCACTCAGGGACACAGCCCACGATCGGTACCGAG ATTTTTGTTGGCAAGATCCCCAGAGATCTATTTGAGGATGAGCTGGTACCTCTGTTTGAGAAAGCTGGGCCCATTTGGGACCTGCGTCTGATGATGGATCCACTCAGTGGCCTCAACAGAGGTTACGCCTTTGTCACTTTCTGCACTAAAGAGGCGGCACAGGAGGCTGTCAAGCTG TGTAACAACAATGAAATTCGACCCGGCAAACATATTGGCGTGTGCATCTCTGTGGCCAATAATAGACTGTTCGTTGGTTCCATCCCCAAGAGTAAAACAAAAGATCAGATTGTGGAAGAGTTTGCTAAAGTCACAG AGGGTCTTAACGATGTCATACTGTACCATCAGCCAGATGACAAGAAAAAGAACAGAGGCTTTTGCTTCTTGGAATACGAAGACCACAAAACTGCAGCTCAGGCCCGCCGCAGGCTGATGAGTGGCAAGGTCAAGGTGTGGGGGAATGTGGTGACTGTGGAGTGGGCCGACCCCATAGAAGACCCTGATCCTGAAGTCATGGCCAAG GTGAAAGTGCTGTTTGTTCGGAACCTTGCGAGTACTGTAACGGAGGAAATACTTGAAAAGGCCTTCAGTCAGTTTGGCAAGTTGGAGCGGGTGAAGAAGCTGAAAGACTATGCCTTTATCCACtttgaggagagagacggagcagTCAAG GCCTTGGCCGACCTGAATGGGAAAGACCTGGAGGGAGAGCACATTGAAATAGTCTTCGCCAAACCACCTGATCAGAAGAGGAAAGAACGCAAAGCCCAGAGGCAAGCGGCTAAAACACAAAT GTATGACGATTACTATTTCTACGGCCCACCCCAGATGCCACCTCCCACAAGAGGCAGAGGACGAGGCGGCGGCCGTGGTGGCTATTCCTACCCCCCTGACTACTACGGCTATGACGATTACTACGATTACTATGGCTACGACTACCACAACTACCGGGGCGGCTATGAAGACCCCTACTATGGCTATGAGGACTTCCAATCTCCCGGCCGAGGACGATCCCGAGGCGGAGCCCGTGGTGGTGGTGCCCTATCCTCCCGGGGCCGTGGAGCCGTCACGCACAGGGGCAGACTAGGGGGTTTCTCCCAGCGAGGAGGAAGTGGCCCTGGATCAAGCAGAG GGAAAAGGGCTCGAGGCCGATCCTGA